A single region of the Hyphomicrobiales bacterium genome encodes:
- a CDS encoding conserved hypothetical protein (Evidence 4 : Unknown function but conserved in other organisms) encodes MTDGLAITNKRQPLTIGRRLKLVGIGAVVFALVLLVGGFFVFVRLLDGYRIGDNATADGIVVLTGGAQRIAEATDLLSRGRAKRMLITGVNLKTTREQIVAVNSELAHLVDCCVDLDYRARNTIGNAIGARRWAQENNFGSVIVVTSNYHMPRTLVELGNTLPGVKLMPYAVVAENSLTERWWSDAATTRLLVMEYVKFLAASVRTLVEGDPEHSRMAELVGGRKPAISGPLMTKHD; translated from the coding sequence ATGACGGATGGATTGGCGATCACGAACAAGAGGCAGCCGCTCACGATCGGGCGGCGGCTGAAGCTGGTCGGGATCGGTGCCGTCGTTTTTGCGCTGGTACTCCTGGTCGGTGGCTTCTTCGTGTTTGTGCGCCTGCTCGACGGGTATCGCATCGGCGATAACGCAACGGCCGATGGCATCGTCGTCCTGACCGGCGGCGCACAGCGAATCGCGGAAGCCACGGACCTCCTGTCGCGAGGGCGCGCCAAGCGCATGCTGATTACCGGCGTCAATCTCAAGACGACACGCGAGCAGATCGTCGCGGTCAACAGCGAACTCGCCCACCTCGTCGATTGCTGCGTCGACCTCGACTATCGCGCCCGCAACACGATCGGCAATGCCATCGGCGCGCGGCGATGGGCGCAGGAGAACAATTTCGGCTCGGTCATCGTCGTCACATCGAACTATCACATGCCCCGCACCCTCGTTGAGCTTGGCAATACGTTGCCCGGCGTCAAGCTGATGCCCTACGCGGTTGTGGCCGAGAATTCCCTGACCGAGCGCTGGTGGAGCGACGCCGCGACGACCCGGCTGCTCGTCATGGAATATGTCAAGTTCCTTGCGGCATCAGTCCGGACTCTTGTCGAGGGCGACCCGGAGCATTCGCGCATGGCCGAGCTCGTCGGGGGCCGCAAGCCCGCGATCAGCGGACCGCTCATGACGAAGCACGACTGA
- a CDS encoding 1-acyl-sn-glycerol-3-phosphate acyltransferase — MLVLRSLLFNIAFYANLIARLVLYLPLLALPRAWLMVAVRSWARSSLWLLRVIAGTKAEFRDVERIPAGGCIVASKHQSLWETFALLTIVKDPVFVLKRELTWLPFFGWYAMKARMIPVDRGKGATALAAMAQRVGEEIAKGRQILIFPEGTRRPAGAPPAYKYGVVHLYNTLNVPCVPVALNSGLYWPRRKFIKRPGTIIVECLPPIPPGLSRMAFRDRIAAEIEEASNRLIMEAQHTDGTPVPAPAGAA; from the coding sequence ATGCTCGTGCTACGCTCGCTGCTGTTCAATATCGCGTTCTACGCCAATCTGATCGCACGCCTCGTGCTGTACCTGCCCCTGCTGGCGCTGCCGCGCGCGTGGCTAATGGTGGCCGTGCGCAGTTGGGCTCGCTCTTCCCTTTGGCTCCTGCGCGTCATCGCCGGCACGAAAGCTGAGTTTCGCGATGTCGAGCGGATTCCAGCGGGTGGCTGCATCGTCGCGTCGAAGCACCAGTCCCTCTGGGAGACCTTCGCGCTGCTCACCATCGTCAAGGACCCGGTCTTCGTGCTCAAGCGCGAGCTGACCTGGCTGCCGTTCTTCGGCTGGTATGCGATGAAGGCGCGGATGATCCCAGTCGATCGCGGCAAGGGAGCAACGGCGCTTGCCGCCATGGCGCAGCGGGTCGGCGAGGAGATCGCCAAGGGACGCCAGATCCTGATTTTTCCCGAGGGCACCCGCCGGCCGGCCGGAGCACCGCCAGCCTATAAATACGGTGTCGTCCACCTCTACAACACGCTCAACGTGCCCTGTGTGCCGGTCGCGTTGAATTCCGGGCTTTACTGGCCGCGCCGGAAGTTCATCAAGCGTCCCGGCACCATCATCGTCGAATGCCTGCCCCCCATCCCGCCGGGGCTGTCGCGCATGGCCTTCCGCGACCGGATCGCGGCTGAAATCGAAGAAGCTTCCAACCGCCTGATCATGGAGGCGCAGCACACCGACGGAACGCCTGTCCCGGCACCGGCCGGAGCCGCCTGA
- a CDS encoding Gamma-glutamylcyclotransferase — protein sequence MVFPACPDVSPDAADSTSGDLWVFGYGSLMWRPGFPFVEQRKAVIRGFHRSLCIYSHVHRGTASQPGLVLGLDRGGSCLGIAFRVAGTHAAATVAYLREREQATSVYLERYVQTVLGAGETVRSLVYVADRKHGQYAGRLEESEVLRLVRQGIGQSGANPDYVRNTHAHLLELGVHDPVLTRLVAGLDIPA from the coding sequence GTGGTTTTCCCTGCGTGTCCGGATGTTTCGCCCGACGCGGCCGATAGCACTTCCGGCGATCTCTGGGTATTCGGCTACGGGTCGCTGATGTGGCGCCCCGGCTTTCCCTTTGTCGAGCAGCGCAAGGCCGTCATCCGTGGCTTTCATCGGTCGCTGTGCATCTATTCCCACGTCCACAGGGGGACCGCGTCACAGCCGGGCCTCGTGCTCGGGCTCGACCGGGGCGGCTCCTGCCTGGGCATAGCCTTCCGGGTCGCGGGGACCCATGCGGCGGCGACCGTCGCTTATCTGCGCGAGCGTGAACAGGCGACCTCGGTCTATCTCGAGCGCTACGTTCAGACGGTGTTGGGCGCGGGGGAGACCGTGCGTTCTCTCGTCTATGTCGCGGACCGCAAGCATGGGCAATATGCGGGACGGCTGGAGGAAAGCGAGGTGCTACGGCTGGTCCGGCAGGGGATCGGCCAGTCGGGCGCCAATCCGGACTATGTGCGCAATACACATGCCCATCTCCTGGAACTCGGGGTGCATGACCCCGTGCTCACCCGTCTTGTCGCCGGGCTCGACATTCCAGCCTGA
- a CDS encoding conserved hypothetical protein (Evidence 4 : Unknown function but conserved in other organisms) yields MSADTSGTIKRRSRIGLYLPVALLFAIAAGWSVFWFIARNTVNTAVNTWLTREAAEGRDWSCPDRTIGGFPFRFELTCNNLTFAGRTPEGPVTGSMPRLAAVAQIYKPQHVIFEATGPLKVAKADGTVDLTFNWKLLDASVIAAGRTIDRVSMVIDLPTLAVAGSAVVPLTLTANTFESHLRRDPSRPPEENAYDFTLAFDGAVVPPLDALLATQTPVKLALDAKVSHARPFTAQSRAEELEAWRQAGGRVRILGLSMDKGQQRLEARGELGLDEAHRPAGTIDASVAGLEQVLARFGIGGQGSNLGALIAGGLARLGARQAQQSPAQGDGTAKPSNGLTPLPTVTIANGRVAVGPFAFATVQPLY; encoded by the coding sequence ATGTCCGCAGATACGTCCGGGACCATCAAACGAAGGAGCCGCATCGGACTCTATTTGCCGGTCGCCCTCCTCTTCGCGATCGCTGCCGGCTGGTCGGTGTTCTGGTTCATCGCGCGCAACACCGTCAACACGGCGGTCAACACCTGGCTTACCCGCGAGGCGGCGGAAGGCCGCGACTGGAGTTGCCCGGATCGCACCATAGGCGGCTTTCCGTTCCGCTTTGAGCTGACGTGCAACAACCTCACCTTTGCCGGCAGGACACCCGAAGGACCCGTCACCGGGTCCATGCCGCGCCTCGCCGCCGTCGCCCAGATCTACAAGCCGCAGCATGTGATCTTCGAGGCCACGGGACCGCTGAAGGTCGCCAAGGCAGACGGCACGGTCGACCTGACCTTCAACTGGAAGCTGCTCGATGCCAGCGTCATCGCCGCCGGCCGCACCATCGACCGCGTTTCGATGGTCATCGATCTGCCCACGCTCGCTGTCGCGGGGTCGGCTGTGGTGCCCCTCACACTGACGGCGAACACCTTCGAATCCCACTTGCGACGAGACCCATCACGGCCGCCGGAAGAAAACGCCTACGATTTCACGCTTGCCTTCGATGGTGCGGTCGTCCCGCCGCTTGATGCCCTTCTCGCGACCCAGACGCCCGTCAAGCTCGCGCTCGATGCGAAGGTGAGCCACGCGCGACCGTTCACCGCGCAAAGCCGCGCCGAGGAGCTCGAGGCCTGGCGCCAGGCGGGCGGCCGGGTGCGGATTCTCGGTCTGTCGATGGACAAGGGCCAGCAGAGGCTCGAAGCGCGTGGCGAACTTGGCCTCGACGAGGCCCACCGCCCCGCGGGGACCATCGATGCGTCGGTCGCGGGTCTTGAACAGGTGCTTGCCCGTTTCGGCATCGGCGGCCAGGGCAGCAATCTCGGCGCGCTCATCGCGGGCGGGCTCGCGCGGCTCGGTGCCCGCCAGGCCCAGCAATCACCCGCTCAGGGCGACGGCACCGCGAAGCCGTCGAACGGCTTGACGCCGCTGCCCACGGTGACAATCGCCAACGGACGAGTCGCCGTGGGGCCCTTCGCTTTCGCGACAGTCCAGCCGCTCTACTGA
- the fsr gene encoding fosmidomycin efflux pump produces MAVEADNSQDAGAGVKRGGAVIGILSAISLSHLLNDTIQSLVPAIYPVLKDGFHLDFGQIGLITLAFNLTASLLQPAVGLYTDKHPQPFSLAVGMGVTLSGVVLLSMANSFGMIVLAVSLIGTGSAIFHPESSRVARMASGGRHGFAQSFFQVGGNVGSSLGPLLAAFIVLPYGQPSLAWFSLIALTGIIVLTRVGFWYRNEGRRPKATSVSLAAGVEAIFSRRTVARAIGILIVLIFSKYFYMAAMGSYYTFFIIEKFGVSVRDAQLYLFVFLGAVALGTFVGGPMGDRFGRKYVIWFSILGVLPFTLILPHVNLFWTVLSSVAIGIILASAFSSILVYAQELMPGKVGTISGLFFGFAFGMGGLGAAVLGQLADHTSIRFVFNLCSFLPLLGILAAFLPNTRRKAAVVVKDQ; encoded by the coding sequence ATGGCTGTCGAAGCCGACAATAGTCAGGATGCTGGGGCAGGGGTGAAGCGCGGAGGGGCCGTCATCGGCATCCTGTCAGCGATCAGCCTGTCCCATCTGTTGAACGATACGATCCAGTCGCTTGTTCCCGCCATCTATCCCGTTCTCAAGGATGGGTTTCACCTTGATTTCGGGCAAATCGGCCTGATTACGCTGGCCTTCAATCTCACCGCCTCGCTCCTGCAGCCGGCGGTAGGACTTTATACGGACAAGCACCCGCAGCCCTTTTCACTCGCGGTCGGCATGGGCGTGACGCTGAGCGGCGTGGTTCTGCTCTCGATGGCGAACAGCTTCGGGATGATCGTGCTCGCGGTGTCGCTCATCGGAACCGGTTCGGCGATCTTCCACCCGGAATCCTCGCGCGTGGCCCGCATGGCTTCAGGCGGCCGGCACGGCTTTGCGCAATCCTTCTTCCAGGTCGGCGGCAATGTCGGATCGTCGCTCGGGCCGCTGCTTGCCGCCTTTATCGTCCTCCCCTATGGGCAGCCGAGCCTCGCCTGGTTCTCGCTGATCGCCCTGACGGGCATCATCGTGCTGACGCGTGTCGGTTTCTGGTATCGCAATGAAGGCCGGCGCCCGAAGGCTACTTCCGTCTCGCTGGCCGCGGGCGTGGAGGCCATCTTCAGCCGCAGGACGGTGGCGCGCGCCATCGGCATCCTCATCGTGCTGATTTTCTCCAAATACTTCTACATGGCGGCGATGGGGAGCTACTACACGTTCTTCATCATCGAGAAGTTCGGCGTGTCCGTGCGTGATGCACAGCTCTATCTCTTCGTCTTCCTGGGTGCCGTGGCGCTCGGCACCTTCGTTGGCGGGCCGATGGGCGACCGCTTCGGCCGCAAATATGTGATCTGGTTCTCGATTCTCGGTGTCTTGCCGTTCACGCTCATCCTGCCGCACGTCAACCTGTTCTGGACGGTTTTGTCGAGCGTGGCGATCGGCATCATCCTGGCATCGGCCTTTTCGAGCATCCTCGTCTACGCGCAGGAGCTGATGCCGGGCAAGGTGGGGACGATCTCGGGGCTGTTCTTCGGCTTTGCCTTCGGCATGGGCGGCCTCGGCGCGGCTGTGCTAGGGCAACTGGCGGACCACACCAGCATCCGCTTCGTCTTCAACCTCTGCTCCTTCCTGCCGCTCCTCGGCATCCTGGCCGCCTTCCTGCCCAATACGCGCAGGAAGGCCGCGGTGGTGGTGAAGGATCAGTAG